In Carassius gibelio isolate Cgi1373 ecotype wild population from Czech Republic chromosome B17, carGib1.2-hapl.c, whole genome shotgun sequence, the genomic stretch tactttcattttgaTTTCACGGTGTAAAATAATACGTTTTGCAACAAAACCTTTATTACCAGTTTATTGTTCTTTTGAATGGTCATGTCAATATTGTCTGTAAGGTTGGAGATGTTGGCACCCATCGTTATTCCATAGCTCTCATTGCCCAAAACAGTGTGAGTTTTATCCTAAATGAGAAACCATAACAGAGCAgtcaaatataaatgtttgtcAATACATCAGGTCAATAAATATTTGTCCAAGTATATTATCTGAAAAACAAGAGTgggggtaaaaaaaaacacagatgcaAACCTTATTTTCCATGTTTTTAAATCGTAAAACTCCAACAAATGCACTTCCATTGTTTTCTTGACGTGATTTATTAAAGGCTTCTCTGGGAATCTTTACAGACCAGGGATAACCAGCCTGGTTGCTCTCAACAACCTGCGAAAAGAAGAAATGACATTGTTAAACGTTAATTCCCTCTCCGGAGGGACATGTTTTAATTCTTCTCAAGCCTTACGTTTATCATGTTCTGGTTCGAAGAGTAGCATATGTTGATGTCTTTGGTTGGCTTGTCCCTGGGTTGTCTTTGGAGAACGCCAATAACATCCCCCATGACAATCGCCGcattggttttattgtttttttccattaCCTCCACCAGTGACTCTACTTTTTCCAAGTTTTCTctgtgaaatacatttaattacttgTTATCCTGTAACTAACATTTAGATTTGAAATCAGCTGGTAACTGCACACTTACACTGCCTCTTGGGGGTCTTGAACTTGAACTGTGTTTGTCTGATTTGTTTTATTAGATAGAGTGAAAATTATCTCAGGTGGTGGGACAGTTGGCTCGGGAGTTGTCCAACCTGTCATGAAACTAGCATGTGATGGTGTACTAGTAGTTGGAGTTTTAGTTGAAGTATGTGATGTTGAACTAGTAGTTGGAGTGTTAGATGTAGTATATGATGTTGAACTAGTAGTTGGAGTGTTAATAGTATGCAATGTTGAACTAGTAGTTGGAGTGTTAGTTGTAGTATCTGATGTTGAACTAGTAGTTGGAGTGTTAATAGTATGCAATGTTGAACTAGTAGTTGGAGTGTTAGTTGTAGTATATGATGTTGAACTAGTAGTTGGAGTGTTAGTTGTAGTATATGATGTTGAACTAGTAGTTGGAGTGTTAATAGTATGCAATGTTGAACTAGTAGTTGGAGTGTTAGTTGTAGTATCTGATGTTGAACTAGTAGTTGGAGTGTTAATAGTATGCAATGTTGAACTAGTAGTTGGAGTGTTAGTTGTAGTATCTGATGTTGAACTAGTAGTTGGAGTGTTAGTTGTAGTATATGATGTTGAACTAGTAGTTGGCTGGGGAGTTGTCGATCTTTCACCATCGCAGGTCACACACATCCATTCACTgccatttaaatacattatgtaTCTGCTTTTTTCGTTCccttaaacacaaataaacagtggatgcattttattgcagtttaaaCAATATCTGATATCTGTTCATCAGTTCTCATATTTAATGGTCATATAGTCTAGTCATATTATTGCTATGATTTTGTCATGCTATTAACTTATAGCACTAAACGAATTAATGAATTTCTCAAACAAGTGCATTGTGTTTAAAAGGCACAACAAGTCATAATAGTATGCCTACAGCTATGCTGGAAATAAGAAGACTGTCAGttcatattgtaatatttttttgattCTGAAATCAAGATCTTAAGACTCAAACTTACCAGTGCATGTATCATTTCCATATGAGGCGTTTCTACATGTAATTTCAGGATTAACGGGAGGGGTTTTCAAACAACCTAaagagaacataactgtgcatAATCTGTCTTCACGTAAATAAATCTTGATATTTATCCTAATATTTTGTATTCTACTGTATGATATGTTGATTGAAAAAAGGCTGTGAAATGCACACTGGAATTTATTGGTATTTAGGACATAAGATATAAATCTTGAACCAGTCTAACCAGATGAGTACTGTATGTCGTCACATGAAAGCCTACACTCAGACTGTTACAGATAGCATAGATAGCAGACATTGAACTCACAGTACGGGAAAATGCAATGCATCTGGCTGCAATGGCAACTGGTGGGATTATAGAAAAGTGTGAAATCTTACATGCATCTGGATAAATGGCATTGCAGGAGGTGTTGATGGGTGATCTGTTAGGGCAGCTGCTAGGGTTGTTAGTAATGGTGGAAATAGATTGGGTGGTGGTGGAGCTGCTTTGCTGTGTCTGGCAAGTCCCATAATTATTTGATGTGGATCCTGCAGAATGCAAGAGATTAAATTTCTACAACACAAACTACAAATAACTGTTCTGAAGTAGTCTAAATTAGTCTGCTCTTTCTCGGGAACTCATTACAGAGCTCGCAGGACAACGAACACACAGACTTCATTCAAATAGTTTGATTTGTATAtactctcaagtcaagtcaacacTTTAAACAATACGGTCTTTCAGTCTATTTTTGCCTTTCATTGATTAATGGAATGTTCAAAGTTCAAAATCTAACCAGCTATGACGTCATTGGCACTGACAGCAGAGAgcatgcatgcaaacacaaaTGCATGGAAAGTACATGCATCCATATGCAGTTTTGCATGTGTGTTATACGATCCTAAGACATGTACCTGATGAATTCAGGACTTCTGATGGAAGACATCGAGATCCATTCGGTAAAAACcacattataatgtttttaaccaTGTCATTCATTCTTACTTTATAATTCCCCCCATCGTTTGTTATGTTGAAACGGTATGAATTGCATTCTCCtggaaacaagagaaaacatttgaacatttcacatttataattaaaatacatgcagGCACTGAAAAGGTTGTTGGTTTAACTTTACATAGTAAGAAGCTTGTTtgctttaaactaaactaaaagttAATACAAAGAAAGAGATTTGTTCAATCATAAGAAATAAGTCAAAATATTGTTATATGAGTTGActggacaaaagaaaaaaacagctaaaatatgtaataaaacgttttataaaacataatatttaatatgccTTGTCAACTAACGGggtattaaaattactaaaactgaaataaaaataaattgaagctaaataaaaaaactcataaaaatgacaaaattactaaaacttaaattaaagttaaacaaAGCTGTAGATATAAAAATGAATGCtatttcaaaatatcaataaagattatattcataaatgaatgCTACTAAAAACAAGACTGTTACCCAGGACAGATGTGTTTTGTTGGACATCCACTATGCAAAAGTTTCCTATCAGTATTTCATACCCTGGTGAACATGTCATGTTTATGGCTGGAAGGAAAGAAAAACATCGGCTCAATGAATTTGTTGTTCTTCATGAGCACTATCAGAAAGCAAATATTCACAGCCCATTGAGTATGTCTCTCATGTACCTGTAAAAGATGTGTTTGAACTGCTGAAGCTGCTCGAGTTTATGTCTGTCTCGCGAATTATCATCATCTTTGAACAGGCTGCACAAACAAAGACAACGCTTTACATCGATGTGCACCAAACAACATTCACTGGCAtgataaatgaatttttttttgaaggaaacATACTCATCTGACTCGTAACACAACAGATGATTATCAGCCACAGCAAATTCAGCATTTTCCAAATCATAATTCCTAGAGACAgcgacctgatagagacacaagTTAGTTTTGTTTTCCACAGGCATAGGAAATAAATCAGACGGcctaaataattttcttattacaTTCTTGAGATAAATTCCACTATCCAAGATTTTGATGCGTTCAGATATGAAGCTGTTTGATTATGAGCAGCAGCTCAAGAGACGCTGGACTCTGATATGCAGTTCATTTGCAAACATGCAAATTTATGTATTTGGGCTTTAGCTGTGAATTTCAGTACACAGTTACATTCGGATCTTGTTTATCAAATCATgtttgctttattaaaatgtcaaaatgaacaaaatgcaATTTGcacctaatttttttattttacaataaatgatTTACTTTGTTATTTTGTTGCTTAATAAATAACATTCACACATTAATAAGTTTAATAATAAGACTAGATGTTTACTGGAGCCACTGAAAGTCCATCATGATGAAGAATAACATTCAGAATAACTCCGAGTGAATTCAGAGTGTTTTCAAATGACGTTCcttgaaatgctatttcaaatATCTATGCAAAAATATCTGTATCCACAGGTGTCTGACCTTCTGTAACATCCTGAAGATGCAAATTCCTTTGTAAATGAAGTTGATTGTATGAGTCTCCCTGGCACACACGTGATCACATCATTATACTCAGTAAATCTAATCAATCAGTAACATGAGGTCAGATATCAGAAAGCACAATTCAGTTATTCAACTAACAGTTTCAGTAATGATCAACAcagatatattcagatatatCCCAAAAGTGCATCAAGTATACTCTCTCAACTAGAAATTAAAGACACGAATTGAGCAGTTCATCAAAATTTTATGCAATTAAAGGCaaacagttaaatataaaaatgtaagtaatcattcttattaataaatgaaatgtattttggcTATCGAGAAACAAAGATGTGAATGGAACTATATAATGctattacatttatattgtgGAATGCAAAACAGACCGACAGTTCCTGTAAACTTACCTATACTAAAACTGTGGGTTAaaccttagaaagccacgtttctagcatttgtaaaactgcatttttccatctcaaaaatataactaaattatggcctatgctctcaatgtcaaatgcagaaatgttaatccatgcatttatgacctcaaggttatattattgtaatgctttattgggtggttgttctgcatgcttggtaaacaaactacagctagtccaaaatgcagcagcaagagttcttactagaaccaggaagtatgaccatattagcccggtcctgtcaacactgcactggctccctatcaaacatcgtatagattttataatatttcttattacttataaagccctgaatggtttcgcacctcagtatttgaatgagctccttttacattataatcttctacgtccgctacgttctcaaaactcaggcaattttataatacctagaatagcaaaatcaactgcgggcggcagatccttttcctatttggcgcctaaactctggaataacctacctaacattgttcgggaggcagacaaactcttgcagtttaaatctagattaaagacccatctctttaacctggcttacacataacatactaatatgcttttaatatccaaatccgttaaaggatttttaggctgcattaattaggtaaaccggaaccggaaacacttcccataacacccgatgtacttgctacatcattagaagaatgccatccatgctaatattagtctgtttctctcttattccgaggtcaccgtagccatggctgcatggacaggtgtgtggagtgttgcccagaacataaccataccgccaacactaactgtatgcaattataattgtcataaatatacttgacggaagtggtcctgattgaattgacttttcctaataaatgttgttcagttgctttgacgcaatgaatTTTATTTAAAGCGCTATGtaaaaaaagtgacttgacttgacttgacaggcAGTTCATGACAAATGCAGaaggtgtaaaaaaaaactaaaagagggtgcaaaaactttaataaagaacagcaagctaaacaacaacaacaacaaacactcaGAATTGAAGTGTGCTTGACGAGTCCATGTGTTTATGGTGACTCGTCTGTCATGGAGATTGAAGAGACTCAGGCAAAACATGCTAGAACTCGCTGGCAGGCTCCCATGTGTCATCCCAAGTTCTGCCACTGTAAAGTGCACATATCATTAGAACACAGAACAAAAATCAGGATCACTGTTGGATTTAATTTAGAAAGTTCACTGACATTCACTGGAAAATAAGTTGGAGAATACTGAACAAGTTTTACAATTTCAGCATGTTTTCATGTTGCACTCTAAGCATATCTGGCATTTCTACAGACTACGGACTCTCGGCCATGTTCTAGCAAAACCTTGCATCAGCTTGCTACAGGCTACCTCGGAGGAGGATTTCACCTCTGTGACCAGAGAGCTTTCATTCGCCACAGGCATCAATAAAAGAGCCTCCATGCAGCTTCCAGCTTTGCATACATCATATTGGTCACAGAAGAGACTACTTAGCATTGCAATGGAATTAAATGGTTAATGAAACAAGACTTACCACATAGTGCAAGGCAACCAGTGGACTTTCAATTCTGCTtttccctacacacacacacaaagtattaattatttaaactgTTTATGCAATCACTGAACAGGGCATAACGTActggtttattatttttacaggCCAGAATCAGTCACTAAGACAAGCAAgcagcataataaaataaattttacctTATGTATTCTTTCTCCAGTTATTTTATCAAATAGGAAGATCTTCTGCCTGCTACATTTTCGGCAACCTTAATGATCAAAAGATAAGGAAAGTTTATTAAGCAATGAGTGGCATGTTTTTTAGTTGAATCTCAAGTTGTCATGTTATCATTTCACTCGTGTGGTCATCTGTGGTCATGTCCACTTGTGTCCAAATGACTTTGCTTTTTGTTGATCAAGTAAAATGTACTAGGCTGGGTTTCCCAAAGCCATTTTAACTAGAGTCAGTGATTGACATTAAGAACAGCCCTTGGACTCTGGTCACTTTGACACTGCTAAGTAACATTGCCTGAAGTCAGATTTGTCTGAGAGCAAATGTATTAGAAGTGTGTATTACCATACCCTTACCCTTTCTTCTCTTCTTCACATATGGCCCCTCCTGACTCAAGGACTGGGAGATGGAGGAGGCAGCAGGTGGAGGACAAGACTGTGGAAGGGAGATATCTGTGGTGATGAGAGACGGAGGAGAGACAGAGGTGGCAGAATGTGCTGGTGAACAGATTGAGGGTTTTGACCTTTTCTTCCTCTGCCGCAAAGACTTAGAGCGTGGCATTGGAGGTGGAGAAGAGTGTGGAGGAAGAAAAGCTGTAAATGTAGTAGAAGATGTAGGAGAGAGAGAAGTTGGAGAGCATGGGGAAGAGAGAGGAACAAGGTTGAGAATAAATACAGTCTCAGACTTCTTTGGGAGACTCTCCAGCTGCTCTATAGTGGGGCTCTCTGGCTGGTCCACATTGAGGCTCTCCTGTTTTATTGTGAGGTTCTCCAACCGCTCCACGGTGAGGCTCTCCTGTTTCACAATGAGTCTCTCCGGCCGCTCCCAGGTGGGGCTCTCATGTTTTACGCAGAGGCTCTCCAGCCTCTCTACATTGAGGCTCTTCTGTTTTATGGTGAGGTTTTCTGGCTGCTCTACATCGAGGCTCTCCTGTTTTATGGTGAGGCTCTCTGGCTGCTCCACAGTGAGTCTCTCTGGCTGCTCCACAGTGAGGCTCTCCGGCTGCTCCACAGTGAGGCTCTCCTGTTTTATGCTGAGGCTCTCCAGCCACTTTAAAGTGGGTCTGTTCGGCTGTTCTACAGTGAGGCTCTCTAGCTGCTCCATGGTGAGGCTCTCCAGTTTTATGCTGAGGCTCTTCGGCCGCTCTACAGTGAGGCTCTCTGGCCGCTCCACAGTGAGGCTTTCCTGTTTTATGCTGAGGCTCTCCGGCCGCTCTACAGTGGGTCTCTCCGGCCGCTCTACAGTGGGTCTCTCCGGCCGCTCTACAGTGAGGCTCTCTGGCCGCTCCACAGTGAGGCTTTCCTGTTTTATGCTGAGGCTCTCTGGCCGCTCTACAGTGGGTCTCTCCGGCCGCTCTACAGTGGGTCTCTCCGGCCGCTCTACAGTGGGTCTCTCCGGCCGCTCTACGGTGGGTCTCTCCGGCCGCTCTACGGTGGGTCTCTCCGGCCGCTCTACGGTGGGTCTCTCCGGCCGCTCTACAGTGAGGCTCTCCGGCCGCTCTACAGTGGGTCTCTCCGGCCACTCTACAGTGGGTCTCTCCGGCCGCTCTACGGTGAGGCTCTCCGGCCGCTCTACAGTGGGTCTCTCCGGCCGCTCTACGGTGGGTCTCTCCGGCCGCTCTACAGTGAGGCTCTCCGGCCGCTCTACAGTGGGTCTCTCCGGCCGCTCTACAGTGGGTCTCTCCGGCCGCTCTACAGTGGGTCTCTCCGGCCGCTCTACAGTGGGTCTCTCCGGCCGCTCCACAGTGGGTCTCTCCGGCCGCTCCACAGTGGGTCTCTCCGGCCGCTCCACAGTGGGTCTCTCCGGCCGCTCCACAGTGGGTCTCTCCGGCCGCTCTACAGTGGGTCTCTCCGGCCGCTCTACGGTGAGGCTCTCCGGCCGCTCCACGGTGAGGCTCTCCGGCCGCTCTACAGTGGGTCTCTCCGGCCGCTCTACAGTGAGGCTCTCCAGCTGCTCCACGGTGAGGCTCTCCGGCTGCTCTACAGTGAGGCTCTCCAGCTGCTCCACGGTGAGGCTCTCCAGCTGCTCCACGGTGAGGCTCTCCAGCTCCAAAATGGAACCGTTGCACTGCTCCTGACTGCGACTGTTGTGCTGCTCTGCTACGAGAATGTCTTTGTCCAGTTGTTTACCCATGGAGGTTCCTTTAATACAAGTTTGaattcatttcaaacctgtacaTATTAACAAAGaataatacatgtatttgaaataatattttttctgaacCAAAATCTTACTCTTACCTTTAGTAAGGATAAATTCATAAGCCCTTTGCATCTTCTCCAAACAACTTCTTGTGACAGGAGTGGGCTGCAGATGGGTAATAATGTCTGCAACCCACTTATTTGAagcctttttattttgtttgccaATAAATAAAATGGGCTTGTAACCCACTGCCTCAAGCTTACACACCTGAAATAACCAAAAGCAGTTACTACACATTAGTTAAACCCACTGAATTATTAGATACATTAGTACTGTATAAAGCAATTTCATTTTAAGGTAATTTAATGGAGTGCAATGCAAGAAACCGAGCCTTGATCTGATTCATAAAGATTATTATTTGAGAAAAAACATTAATGCATCTTCTATTTCATAAGATCAAAGTTAAATTTCACTGAATCATTATTTGACAACTTATTGTTTCTctttaacacaatttaaaaatGAAGAGTCTTCATTGTATAAACTAAGACTATGTTTATAAAGGCCACACTATACTGCTACTAGTCTAAACATGAGCTTTCAGTTACACttcaaataatatttatgaaaaattagcatttttacttACTGCAATACGGGCAGAATCAACGATACGTGCAGCATTTCTGCTGTTCACCACAGATTGCCCCCATCGGCTGTCCAGAGACACCACTCTGTCTTTTATTCTTTGTTTAATGTACAGACTTCCAAAGCAGACATGACAAGTGTTCCTGCTTGCCTGATTGGGAGTCTGGCAATACGGACAGGGCCTGAATTTGGGTCGTGTCATAACTTGACAGGAAATATACAgcagaaatacaaaacaaaaaaaaagagagacaacgTGCTAGAAATAAAGAAAGTTTTTGAAGGAGGACCTCTTAAGAGAAacagaaagatggacagataCAGAtgtaaacacagagagagagagagtgagcgagctACAGAGAGACAAGTACAGGTTAACAACACAGATGTGGCTCTTAAAAGTGCctttggtgtatgtgtgtgtgtgtgtgtgtgtgtgtgtgtgtgtgtgtgtgtgtgtgtgtgtgtgtgtggagggtggTTAAAATAACGGAGAATGTTGGAAGCTGGCAAATTTGAAGAACCtgataaaacaaagcaaaaatgaaaacattcagaATTAAACTTGTACATCTTTACCAGTATTTTCTTCATTGGTGTTGGCAGATTGGGTTTTGGGTTGTATGACATGGAATAAAATGGGCTTGCACAGGTGGAATTTCGATATTTCTGTTGTTCCCttttattactgaaataattCAAATCAATGACAGACATGGAAAATAGTTTACAGTGTAGCAACAACATAACCTTCTTTAGAGAATTAGACTTTATTTGCTTTATAATGACATATTGAAAAAATGTGATGAGCCACAATACAGTTGTAGTTATGAATTAATTTGTATTCTTTATAATTGGTAAGATTTGTGTgattattaacaaatattattttgtgtggCTTTTGAACAATTCGTGGAAAACATCAATCTGGCAACACTTCATAAATGGCTGAAGCTTGTGAGCTTCTGTAATAACTAAAAACACATCAGAACTGATATTACCTTGCAGGAGTAtatgtgaaaacaaacaaacattgtttaCATCTGTATTAACTGTTCTACTTACCCAGTGGAAAATCGCAGTGAATCGTGGGATCGCGTCATGCAATGACGTCAGCGCCGCTGactgatttattaataaacaaatataaataaataatcaatcaataGATATAGGGAACCCACCAAGCGTCCGTATGTTACGATTTAGGAGTGAGATTCTTTAGCAACACGTGTAAGCAGAGCGGGATCTGATCACGCTGTTATTGGCTGATTCATCTAGACCCGCCCACTCCTCCCCCTGCACCAATGAGAGAAGCCGATGTCTGCTCAGCCAGATGATACAATGTTTCTCTGAATGTTTGTCTCTCTGTCGGTTCTctcttttgagtttttgttttgtgaaGATATATCAGAGTTCGTCTAGAGAGTGTTACTTACACATGTAAGAAGAAGCCTTTAGTGTTTGAAATTAGGAAATGATATTGTACTCCCGACACGTTTTTACATCCACAGCTGCGTATGGTATTAAAGCTTGTTTTCAGAGCTTTTATCTTgaatacattttgtttactgGCACAGACTAATTCCCCCCACACTTCACCTCTTTAAACGAGTGAAGATGCATATCTGCCAGTACAACATAGGcctaaatgtttcatttaattcattatttcttCGCAGTGATGTCAGATCCTGAGACATCAGGCTCTTTATGACATCAACATTCACATCTCAGTCAATCTCAAGATGAATCTAGAAGCTTCGAATGCAAACACACTGTAACATGAAGAAGCTCTCAATGTAAAGAGGATCTCTGGAGAAATAGCGCCCTCTCGTGTCACTGTAACTGTAACGCACCCTATATTTGACCCTATAGTTATCTGAACTCACTGGCTAGAATAGTAAAGATGGAAATCATCTccaggtgcattttatttttctcaccGAAGTGTTTGAAACAAAGTGTGTTTTCTTGGAAATGCGTTGATTAAACACTTTATAGGTAGGTGTTCCCCCTGTATATTCAACTGcaatttccattcttttgaaaTTGAATATCTTTTCaatcctttgtttaaaaaaaaaaaaaaaggaattatgtTTGTTGCTTTGTCTCTGTAACTGTAAAACATACCTTTAATCAAATCACACGAATcagtttaaacattattttaccaGATATTGAAATATGATCTTCGGCATGATGTCCAGCATGAGAGTCCACTGTCAGTCCCAATGACTCAATTCagctctataatatatatatataattttaattttgtttaagcttaatttctttatttataggTTATAAAGCTTGAACACATGCTGTTAAATGTTTGTAATCACATTCGAGGATCTGAACAGAAAAGCATCCTGACAGATATTAATGCCAGGCTTTGGTTGTAAAGCCAGATTTCACATTAAACAACGGATCGATCAGTGTTTTTATTGACTGGACACACACTGATTGATCCAGCAGCGTCTGACCATGTTGTCACTGCTCTCATTAATGGGCTGCTGTCTGTTATTCACTAATGAATGTTTGTCCCATAAAGCTAACATGGGCCATCATTTCATtataagctttaaaaaaaaaaaaaaaatatatatatatatatatatatatatatatatatatatatatatatatatatatatatatatatatatatatatatatatatatatatatatatatatatatatatatatatatatattgcatgcatctagttatttatttgtttaatgcatgcatttacttaatgctttcatttattttcttatttaatgcatacgtttttaaatgcatttatttgattaatccaTTCCCTAATATGttgcatgcattcatttattcactGCAAGCAATCATTTATTGCATACATTCAAAAGCCTTAATGTTCAGTATAATGAAGGTTATTAAAGGGTAAAATGCATTGCaattattcataattttcattgtaatacattatatcttgtcgtaaataattctaactgaatttaaaatgcattgcgtAACAATGAATTGCtaagtgttataatgtattaaatgtGGTTACACATATTCATGAGATTgcacaatgcattataaggtgctcTACGAGGCATAatcaatg encodes the following:
- the LOC127976776 gene encoding zonadhesin isoform X1, giving the protein MTRPKFRPCPYCQTPNQASRNTCHVCFGSLYIKQRIKDRVVSLDSRWGQSVVNSRNAARIVDSARIAVCKLEAVGYKPILFIGKQNKKASNKWVADIITHLQPTPVTRSCLEKMQRAYEFILTKGTSMGKQLDKDILVAEQHNSRSQEQCNGSILELESLTVEQLESLTVEQLESLTVEQPESLTVEQLESLTVERPERPTVERPESLTVERPESLTVERPERPTVERPERPTVERPERPTVERPERPTVERPERPTVERPERPTVERPERPTVERPERPTVERPERPTVERPESLTVERPERPTVERPERPTVERPESLTVERPERPTVEWPERPTVERPESLTVERPERPTVERPERPTVERPERPTVERPERPTVERPERPTVERPERPTVERPESLSIKQESLTVERPESLTVERPERPTVERPERPTVERPESLSIKQESLTVERPESLTVERPKSLSIKLESLTMEQLESLTVEQPNRPTLKWLESLSIKQESLTVEQPESLTVEQPERLTVEQPESLTIKQESLDVEQPENLTIKQKSLNVERLESLCVKHESPTWERPERLIVKQESLTVERLENLTIKQESLNVDQPESPTIEQLESLPKKSETVFILNLVPLSSPCSPTSLSPTSSTTFTAFLPPHSSPPPMPRSKSLRQRKKRSKPSICSPAHSATSVSPPSLITTDISLPQSCPPPAASSISQSLSQEGPYVKKRRKGKGCRKCSRQKIFLFDKITGERIHKGKAELKVHWLPCTMCGRTWDDTWEPASEF
- the LOC127976776 gene encoding zonadhesin isoform X2; protein product: MTRPKFRPCPYCQTPNQASRNTCHVCFGSLYIKQRIKDRVVSLDSRWGQSVVNSRNAARIVDSARIAVCKLEAVGYKPILFIGKQNKKASNKWVADIITHLQPTPVTRSCLEKMQRAYEFILTKGTSMGKQLDKDILVAEQHNSRSQEQCNGSILELESLTVEQLESLTVEQLESLTVEQPESLTVEQLESLTVERPERPTVERPESLTVERPESLTVERPERPTVERPERPTVERPERPTVERPERPTVERPERPTVERPERPTVERPERPTVERPERPTVERPERPTVERPESLTVERPERPTVERPERPTVERPESLTVERPERPTVEWPERPTVERPESLTVERPERPTVERPERPTVERPERPTVERPERPTVERPERPTVERPERPTVERPESLSIKQESLTVERPESLTVERPERPTVERPERPTVERPESLSIKQESLTVERPESLTVERPKSLSIKLESLTMEQLESLTVEQPNRPTLKWLESLSIKQESLTVEQPESLTVEQPERLTVEQPESLTIKQESLDVEQPENLTIKQKSLNVERLESLCVKHESPTWERPERLIVKQESLTVERLENLTIKQESLNVDQPESPTIEQLESLPKKSETVFILNLVPLSSPCSPTSLSPTSSTTFTAFLPPHSSPPPMPRSKSLRQRKKRSKPSICSPAHSATSVSPPSLITTDISLPQSCPPPAASSISQSLSQEGPYVKKRRKGCRKCSRQKIFLFDKITGERIHKGKAELKVHWLPCTMCGRTWDDTWEPASEF